Sequence from the Terriglobia bacterium genome:
CTGCAGCCCAATCGCTCGGCCGGAATCCCAACACCCGATGGATTTTACGGTGGCAAAATCAAAGGCATAACCGCTCATCTGGACTACATCGCCGGCCTCGGCTGCACCGCTATCTGGCTTTCTCCGGTATTTGAGAACAATCCCGGTGCGTACCACGGGTACAACATCAACAACTATCTCGATATCGATCCCAATTTCGGTGCCAAGCAGGACCTCATTGACCTGGTCGACGCTGCCCACCGCTGCCGCAGAAACGGGCAGCCCTGGCCGATGCGCATCATCCTGGACGTGGTAATCAATCACTCGGGGGACAATTGGGCCTACCCCGGGGACGACCCTTACTTTTATTTCAACGACCAGCAGTTTCCCTTCGGCTTCTGGAGGCGCAACGACCGCCCGATCCCATCCGAGCTGCGCGATCCAACTTGGTATCACCGTCGCGGCCGCATTCGGAATTATGACGCCGATCCCGAGGTGCAACACGGCGACATCGACACCTTGAAGGACTTCGCCCACGACGATGATGCGATCGGGTCCGCCGTCATTAACGCCCTCATCAAGGCTCACTGCTACTGGATCCGCGAAGCCGATGTGGACGGATTTCGCGTGGACGCGGTCAAGCACATGAGTGCGGTCGCCTGTTCACGCTTCTGTTCCAATCTCCGCGAGTATGCCTACGCTCTCGGCAAACATGGATTTTTCCTGTTTGGCGAGGTCGCCTCTCCCGACGACGACATCTACAATCGCTACATCGGGCAGAACACTTCGGTGACGGAGGGCAACGATACGGTCTTTTTCGGGCTCGATTCCGTCCTCGACTTTCGTCTGGCGGAAGGCGTCTACGGTGACGACAATAACGCGCCCCTGCGCGACGTGCTCAAGGGCTTCAAGGGACCGCAGACGCTCTTCAATCGCTTGCAGGCACAGCAACAGCGGGCCCTGAACCGCGGCGAAATCGGTCGCTATCTGGTGAGGTTCGTTGATAACCACGATTCCTTTTGGCAACCTTCTGGACGCTTCGCTAACGGCGCTCCCGATGAGCAAGTGATCGCCGCCGTCGGTTTTTTGCTGTGCGCCCTCGGCACCGCTTGCATCTATTACGGCGACGAGCAGGGCTTTTCCGGACAGGGCGGCGACAATCAGATGCGCGAGGCCATGTTCGACAAAACCAAGCCGGGTCGAAATCTGCTCAATACCGGCTGCCGCCTCTACCAGGAGATCGCCAAGATCGCCGAAGTCATGCGCACCCTTGAGCCGCTGCGTTTTGGCCGCATGTACTACCGGCAGATCTCCGGGGATGGCCGGCACTTCGGTTTTCCGTTTGGAACCACGTACACGCTGGCCTTTTCGCGCCTGCTCTACGGGCAGGAAGTGCTGGTCGCCTACAATGTCTCCGGCCAGCCGCGAAACGATTGCGTCATCGTGGACTCCAGCTTTCACGCGGACGGGTCAACCATGAGATTCCTGTACGGGGGCGCGGGCAATGTCGCGGTTCAAACCGGGGCCGACGGTGCACGTTTCGTTCAATTGAACTTATCGGCGTATGCGTTCGTAATTCTCGCCTGATTCCACACCGCTCTGGGCACTCACGGATTCAGTTTCACTGTTCTAGGGTGCCCCACATCTGCCCGCCGTTGGCGGATGGGGGTCGTTGCCTGACGCCTGGAGCCGGCGGCGCAGCCTTCGTTTATAATTCCCGGTTCTGATCGGAGACGATATGGCTCAGCCCACCATGGCCGCGAATCCCGCGCTCAAGGACCAGTTCGTCCAGCTCAAGACCCGCATGGACAAGGCGGTCGAGGACTTCCGCCAGGAAATGGCTGCGGTGCGCACCGGCCGCGCCTCGGTGCACATGCTGGACGGCGTCCAGGTGGAGTACTACGGCTCCGTGATGCCGCTCAACCAGATCGCGCAGGTGCACGCTCCGGAATCGCAGCTCATCACCGTGCAGCCCTTCGATCCCAGTTCGCTCGGCGGCATCGAGAAGGCCATCCGCTCCGCTGATCTCGGACTTAACCCGATGAACGACGGCAAGCTCATCCGCGTCCCGGTGCCTGCCCTCACCGAAGAGCGCCGCCGCGACATGGTCAAGCACCTGCACAAGATGCTCGAGGAGCACCGCACCGCCGTCCGCAACATCCGCCGCGACGGCAACGACGGAATCAAGAAAACTCTCAAGGACAAGAAGATCACCGAGGACGACGAGCGCCGCGCCCTCGACGAAATCCAGCGCCTCACCGACGACGAAATCAAGAAGATGGAAGAGCTCAGCAAGTCCAAGGAAAAAGAAGTCATGACGGTGTAGGGTCTCTCGGTCTATCAGTCCATCAAAGGCCGATAGACCGAAGAACCGAGTGACCGAAAGGCCGAACGACCGATCGACCTTTTCCCAAAATAAAACTCACGTTTCAAGTTGGCGCACGAAAATTACAGCGCAAGGCTTGCCTTGAGCGGACAATAGGCCAATTCGGAGGTGCGCCATGCGTCACGATGTTGATTCCGCGCTCGCCGTCTACTCCATCAACGACTCCTCCGGGGAGGTTGCCGTGGACGACGAACTCGACCTCCTTGCCGCTGAAGATCAGGAATTCTGCCCGGTGTGCAGTGCCGAGTTGGTGGAGTTCGACAGCGACCCCTTCGCGCTCCACTGTCCGGTTTGTGACTACCGCTATCGCTAGTTTTATCCCTGCGGGTTGCGGGGGCCCAATCGCGCGCTATTTTTGCGCGTGCTGGGGTGCTGGTATGCTGGTTGTCACACCGGCCTATGACAACCAAGGTCGTCCACGCCGCTTGTCCTCATGACTGTCCCGACGCTTGCGGCGTTCTGATCACCGTTCAGGACGGACGCGCGATTCGCATTCAGGGCGATCCCGGCCATCCGGTCACGCGCGGGTTTCTCTGCGCCAAAGTCGCCCAGTATCTGGATCGCGTCTACTCGCCCGACCGCGTCCTCTGTCCCTATCGCCGCATCGGCCCCAAGGGCTCACGCGTTTGCAATCAGCAGGATTTCAAACGCATTTCCTGGGACGAAGCGCTCGATGAAATCGCCACCCGCTTCCAGCAGATCGCGCGCCAGCACGGCGCCGAAGCGATCCTTCCGTATTCCTACGGCGGCACCCTTGGCGTGCTCAACGGCGCGTCCATGGACCGGCGCTTTTTCCATCGCCTGGGCGCGTCGCAACTGGACCGCACCATCTGTTCCATCGCCGGGGAAGTCGGCATCAAGTCGGTGTACGGCGCCAAGCTCGGCACCGAGCCGGAGCAGTTCGCGCACTCCCGCTACATCATCGCCTGGGGCGCGAACATCCACGGCAACAACGTCCACCTCTGGCCCTTCATCGAGGAAGCGCGTCGCAACGGCGCCAAGCTGGTGGTCATTGATCCTTACCGCACCCGCACCGCCGCCTGCGCCGACTGGTATCTGCCCATCAATCCCGGCACCGATGTCGCGCTCGCCCTCGGCATGATGCACGTCATCATTAACCAGAACCTCTGCGATGCCGAGTACGTCGCGCAGCACACCTTCGGATTCGACCAGCTTCGCGCCCGCGTGCAGGAGTATCCGCCCGACCGAGTGGCGCTCTGGACGGGCATTCCCGCCCATGACATCGTCAAGGTGGCGCGCGAGTATGCCACCACGCCTCCCGCCGCCATTCGCCTTAACTACGGCGTCCAGCGCAGCGAAAACGGCGGCATGGCGGTGCGCGCCGTCTGCATGCTGCCGTGCCTCGTCGGGGCCTGGAAACAAGTCGGCGGCGGACTGCAGCTCTCCACCAGCGAAGGTCACAACCTGAACAAGAACGCGCTCAAGGGAGAGGAACTGATGCCGCGCCCCACGCGCGTCATCAACATGGTCGAGCTGGGACGCGCCCTGAATGTGGTGAGCGATCCGCCGGTGCAAGCGTTGTTCGTATACAACTCCAATCCCGCGGCCGTCAATCCTGACCACAATTCCGTGGTGCGCGGCCTGCTGCGGACTGACCTGTTCACCGTGGTGCACGAGCAGTTTTTCACCGACACCACCGATTACGCCGACATCATCCTGCCCGCGACCACCTTTTTCGAGCACAAGGACCTGCAGACCGGCTACGGCCATTACTACATCCAGATTTCCAACCCGGCCATCGAGCCGCTCGGCGAGTGCCGCTCCAATGTGGAACTGTTTCGCGCGCTGGCGCTGCGCATGGGATTCGGCGATGCGTGCTTCCGCGAATCCGTGGACGACATGATCGATCTGGCGCTGTCGTCGCCGCATCCGCACCTGGCGGGCATCGATCGCGCGCGCCTGCAACGCGAGCACTTCGTCCGCCTGAATCTGCCTCGGCAGGACAATTCAGCGACGGAGTCGCGGGATTCGTTAGCCCACCGCGGCAGCGGTGGGTCAGTTAAGCAGATGACGGCGAGCGCCGGAGGCGCGGTACCCAACCGCTTCTATCTCCCCTTCGCCCACGGTTTCCCGACACGCACCGGCAAAGCGCTGCTCTTCAACCAGGAACTCGCCGCGCAAGGACTCGATCCGGTGGTCTCGTTCACGCCGCCCAAGGAGTCGCGTCACAGCGGCGATGCGCGCTACCCGCTCGAACTGCTGGCTCGCAAGTGCGACAACTATCTCAACTCCACCTTCGCCAATCTTCCGCCGCAGCAGAAAATGGAAAATCCCGATCTGCTGGAGATCAGCGCCGCCGACGCCGAGGCGCGCGGCATTGCGGATGGCGATCGCGTGCGCGTGTTCAATTCCCGCGGCGAAATTCTCCTGACCGCGCGGGTCAACGGCGCCACTCGCCCGGGGGTGGTGGCGGCGCGGCTGAACTGGGCCAAGCTCACCGGGCAGGCCCGCAACATCAACGTCCTGACCTCCGCGCGGCTCACCGACATGGGCGGCGGCGGCACGTTTTATTCCGTCCTGGTGGAAGTCCAACCCGCCCTGCCCGCCTGATCCCGGCCGGTGTGGCGCTCAGCCGATCGCACCGCCTCATCTCCCACATCGCACCGCCGAGAGATTCTCCCGTGATGCGGGTTGGGAACTACGTGGGATGATCGCCGGCCGCGCGACGCTCTTTGGCGTGAAACTCGCGTTGCCTTGTATAATGGCCAATTCCGCTTCTACTTGCGATTGAGGGTCGGACTATTCTTTATCCTCTGGACCATGCTCTGGCCGTCGTACGCGATGGAAAGGCTCCACTTACGCGCCTTCAGCGGGCGGCGGTGGCGCGGCGCCTGCTGTCACTGCTCGTCCTGGTTGCCTCGTTTTTCTGGTGTTCCGTTCCCGCCCTGGCCCAGCAGGACCTGATTGTGGACACCATCCCGCATGGCAACCGCCGTATCCCTGCTGAGACAATCCGGGCCCGCATTTTCACCAAGCCGGGAGACGTTTACGACCAGGCCGCCCTGGAACGCGACTTCAACTCGCTGTGGAATACCGGCTATTTCGACGATATCCGCTTCGAGCGCGAGCAGACCCCCAAAGGGTGGGTCATCCACATCTACGTCAAAGAAAAACCCACGATTCGTGAAATCAAGTACGTGGGACTCAGTTCGGTTTCGCAAAGCGATGTGCTCGACCGCTTCAAGGAACGGAAGGTATCGCTCACCCAGGAAAGCCAGTACGATCCCACTCGCGTGAAGCGCGCCGAAGTTGTCATCAAGGAGCTTCTGGCCGAGCACGGCCGCCAGTTTGCCGCCATCCGCACCGAGGTCCGTCCCATTCCTCCGGCCGCCGTGGGCATCACCTTCGTGGTCAAGGAAGGCCCCAAGATCAAGGTCGGCAAAATCAAGTTCGAGGGCAACAAGCACATCAACAGCCGCACCCTGCGCTATGCCATGCGCAACATGCGCCCCATCGGCATCCCGCACTCCATCATTCTGGAAAACATTTTCAGCCGCACCTACAACGCCGCCAAGCTCAGTGAAGATACCGAGATGGTGCGCGACGCCTTTCAGCGCCAGGGTTACTTCAAGGCCGTCGTCCAGGATCCCAAAACCCAGGTCCGCGACGTGGGCAGCAGCGGCCTCCACATTCCGCTCATCATGCACGGCCCCGGTAAAGTGGTGGACATCACCATTCCCGTCGAGGAAGGGGACCGCTACCACCTCAAGGAGATTAAGTTCACCGGCAACAAGGCGATCACCAACGCCGCGGCGCTCCGCCGCTCGATCCCCATGAAAGACGGCGACATCTTCAACATCGAACTGGTGCGCAAGGGCCTCAAGAACCTCCGCGACGCCTATGGTTCGCTCGGCTTCATCAACTTCACCCCTGTCCCCGACACCCAGTTTGACGATGAGAAGAAGCTGATCAGCCTCACCATTGACCTCGACGAAGGCAAGCCATTCTCCGTGCGCCGCATCGAGTT
This genomic interval carries:
- a CDS encoding molybdopterin-dependent oxidoreductase, encoding MTTKVVHAACPHDCPDACGVLITVQDGRAIRIQGDPGHPVTRGFLCAKVAQYLDRVYSPDRVLCPYRRIGPKGSRVCNQQDFKRISWDEALDEIATRFQQIARQHGAEAILPYSYGGTLGVLNGASMDRRFFHRLGASQLDRTICSIAGEVGIKSVYGAKLGTEPEQFAHSRYIIAWGANIHGNNVHLWPFIEEARRNGAKLVVIDPYRTRTAACADWYLPINPGTDVALALGMMHVIINQNLCDAEYVAQHTFGFDQLRARVQEYPPDRVALWTGIPAHDIVKVAREYATTPPAAIRLNYGVQRSENGGMAVRAVCMLPCLVGAWKQVGGGLQLSTSEGHNLNKNALKGEELMPRPTRVINMVELGRALNVVSDPPVQALFVYNSNPAAVNPDHNSVVRGLLRTDLFTVVHEQFFTDTTDYADIILPATTFFEHKDLQTGYGHYYIQISNPAIEPLGECRSNVELFRALALRMGFGDACFRESVDDMIDLALSSPHPHLAGIDRARLQREHFVRLNLPRQDNSATESRDSLAHRGSGGSVKQMTASAGGAVPNRFYLPFAHGFPTRTGKALLFNQELAAQGLDPVVSFTPPKESRHSGDARYPLELLARKCDNYLNSTFANLPPQQKMENPDLLEISAADAEARGIADGDRVRVFNSRGEILLTARVNGATRPGVVAARLNWAKLTGQARNINVLTSARLTDMGGGGTFYSVLVEVQPALPA
- the frr gene encoding ribosome recycling factor, whose translation is MAQPTMAANPALKDQFVQLKTRMDKAVEDFRQEMAAVRTGRASVHMLDGVQVEYYGSVMPLNQIAQVHAPESQLITVQPFDPSSLGGIEKAIRSADLGLNPMNDGKLIRVPVPALTEERRRDMVKHLHKMLEEHRTAVRNIRRDGNDGIKKTLKDKKITEDDERRALDEIQRLTDDEIKKMEELSKSKEKEVMTV
- a CDS encoding alpha-amylase; the encoded protein is MPAPTSISQIDLRPVPGKQYFSIEREWREEFIYFLMVDRFHDDQSRTPVLQPNRSAGIPTPDGFYGGKIKGITAHLDYIAGLGCTAIWLSPVFENNPGAYHGYNINNYLDIDPNFGAKQDLIDLVDAAHRCRRNGQPWPMRIILDVVINHSGDNWAYPGDDPYFYFNDQQFPFGFWRRNDRPIPSELRDPTWYHRRGRIRNYDADPEVQHGDIDTLKDFAHDDDAIGSAVINALIKAHCYWIREADVDGFRVDAVKHMSAVACSRFCSNLREYAYALGKHGFFLFGEVASPDDDIYNRYIGQNTSVTEGNDTVFFGLDSVLDFRLAEGVYGDDNNAPLRDVLKGFKGPQTLFNRLQAQQQRALNRGEIGRYLVRFVDNHDSFWQPSGRFANGAPDEQVIAAVGFLLCALGTACIYYGDEQGFSGQGGDNQMREAMFDKTKPGRNLLNTGCRLYQEIAKIAEVMRTLEPLRFGRMYYRQISGDGRHFGFPFGTTYTLAFSRLLYGQEVLVAYNVSGQPRNDCVIVDSSFHADGSTMRFLYGGAGNVAVQTGADGARFVQLNLSAYAFVILA